AGCTATTGCGGGTGGCGGACTCGCCTTGCTCTCGCCGGACGACCGAAAGGTCGCGCTTAAAGAGATCGCTCTCGCCTACATGATCAATAAGATTGACCATGTGTATCTCGAAAGCCATATGGAGTGTGGCGCATACAAGTTCGCAGGGGTCCACTTCAACGATCCTGAACAGGAACTCGAGTGCCTTTACAGTGATCTTGATAAAGCTGCCGCTGCCGTTCGGACGGAACTACTTCGCGCGGGCGCGAAATCAGACGAGGTTGAAGTGACGGTTCGTGTAGTCGATACGGACGGCCACGTTGTGCAGCGGGCGAAAACACTTCAACCCCAGGCGTAACGCGCAGAATTATATGTAATCGCCCCAGTTCGGTCCAGACGGCGGCGTAGCGTCGTTTCTGTAGAAAACACCTCCGTGCGAACGATACTCCTGGGGCCCACCCAGAAGTTGAAGCGTTCGTCGAATCGCGGCTCTTGCCATGATCAATAGCCGCGGGAGACGGCGTTCTCGATTGTCTGTTGGGTTGTGATCTACTTCTGGATTCATGAAGAAAGTATAGTACTTTTTCGCATGCTATAGTGAATTTGTGCACTACTTGGGTCTCAGACATAAATCGGAACACCAACATCAACTCGACCGACCACCAAAATCAGATTACTTGGTCTTTCTCGATAAACTGACCTTCGTGGTTGGCATTATCGGGCCGTTTACAGTTCTTCCCCAGATATATAGTATCTTTTCGACTAAGTCGGCCTCAGGCGTCTCACTCACAACCTGGCTTCTCATCTTTATCGTGACGTTTCCATGGATTCTCTATGGCGTGGCGCATAAAGACAAAAGCATTATTGTTAGCTTTATACTCTGGGAAGTTGTCAACTTGACCGTCGTCACTGGTGTCGTTATGTACGGACACGTCTAGATTTAGGCCGCATCCCTATTTTCCCAGACGACCTCCTCTTCGGACCCCTGATCCCGGAAAATCTTCCGGCCCTCTACGTGGTAACTGCGATAAACTCCTCTACCTTCACCTCGGATAAAGGCCATCGCTTCCTTGTGCCTCGGTTGGGTCCGAGCAAAAGCGGCAAAGTATGGGCCGGTCCAAGCGCAGTAGGATAAGCCGTCTCCCTCAGGAGATAGTTCATTGTCTGGCTCGTAATGGTAAAACCCGGGCATCAGCATAGCCTCTTGAGTTGCAGCACTATCTAAAGAAAGAAGTCGCTCAACCACCCAGCTTGCTGCCGCAAGGTTACGTCTTGAGCGGAACGATACAATATACAAGCCGCTTGGTCCCGTCTCGATAACCCCGTCGCCCCAAGTGAATGCATGCTCAATTGGCTGACTGCGAAAGTCGGGTCCTACTGGCACGATCCGCTCTGGATCTATACAGCCGCCTCCAAGTGATCGTATCCTTGACATATTTTGTATTGTGACACAATTGAGGGTGTGATTTCTAGCACTGTTTTATTTATATTCGGCTATGCTGAGAGATTGATGATTATCGATCCATTCCCGAGTTAAGCGGGCCAGTTCTTCAACATCGTCAATTGAAGTCTCATGGATAAATGATAATCGCACGACATCTTTGATCGGTTTTACATAAACAGAGTGTTGCTTGAGATAGTTAGTTAAGCCGACAGGGTCGTTAACTTTCATAGAAACAATATTCCCCTGATTCTCACCGTGATCTATGAAGGGAATGTCATATCTTGTAAGACATGACTTAATTTCGGCCAGCAGCTGCTTGTTCTTGGCTTCGATTGCCTCAATGCCTAGTTCATTAACGTGTTTTAAGGCGGCTAGTAGCGCAACTATACCTGGGAGGTTCTGCGTGCCATCCTGGAACCGAGCCGTAGTCGGCTTGAGTGCGTACGAGTCTTCATCAAATCGCTCCATGCTCCGAATGCCGACTTTAACGTCATTCAGTTTTCCGAGTGTTTTACGATTGACGTACATAAATCCCGTTCCAGGACCCGCTTGTAAGTATTTCTGTCCCCCACAAACGAAGATGTCGACAGATAGCTGCTGGAGGTCGATCTTGCGTACCCCGACCGTCTGGACGGCATCAATAACCAGGTAAATTCCCTTTTCACTACATGTCTTTGCGAGATACTCCAGGTCTGCCGTGTATCCATCGTAGTATTGGGTTGAAGAGACTGAGATTGCCTTAGTCTTTGGGCTGATAGTATCCATAAGAGCTTGGAAAGCACGGACGTTGTCAGTTCCCTTTATAACAGTAACAATTACACCGTCTTTTCGCTTCCTGAGCCAACTTAACAGATTGGCAGGATACTCATTCCCCATTACCAACACCTCGTCACCCGGCTTAAGTGGCAGAGCCTCGCTAGCGATATGTATGCCCTCGGTTGTGTTCTTAAGGTATGTGATCTCGTCTGGATGGCAGTTCAAAAGCTTGGCAGCTTCTTTGGCTAACTCATCTGAGAGAGGATCATACATGTAGAGCACGTCTGGCGGGCCGATAGTATAGAAGTCGTCGAGGTACTGACGTACTGCTCTGTAAGCGTATTCGCCCATGGGGGCGACAGTTGCATAACAGAACAGCTTCTTATCACTGATTGTTGTGGTTAAAGCCATGACCCCACTCCTATTTTCTGGAGTGACTTACTGTAGGAGTTGCTAAGAGTGCGTACCTTACGCAAGGACCGTTTTATCCTGCGCGGGTCGATGTCGGACTCCTTAACGACCCAATCAACCTTCGGCATAATAATTGATCGGTCTATATTTTCCTTGTAACGTTTCGTAAATTCGATCATCTTGCGAAGCTCATCTTCCAGCTTCTTATCCTTGTCCGCGTGGCTGTCCTTAACGGCCAGGTGTACTTCAACTTCACGGGCCAGCTTACCGAAGTTCTCTTGACGTGGATTCTTGACGTACTTAATCTTCACGGATGGGTCAATTGCAGCTATCTTCTCAGCGATCTCCTTGATTGTGAGACGGTGCGTGTAGTTATGAACTATGACATGTTTGCCGGGCTCGATATTCATCTCAGCGAGTCGTAGGAAATTGTCGATCGTGTCACTTAGGCTAATGAGGCCTGTCTTCTGTTCGCCATCACCGTAGACTGTTAGTGGATGACCGATGGCTAACTGGCAGATGAACCTGTTCAGCACGGTACTGAAGACCGCATCATAGTTGAAACGGGCTGACAGACCTCTGTGCCCTGCAGGGTGATTCTCGTCTATCGTTGCCCCAAAGATTGTAGACTGTTGGACAGTTACAACCCGAAGCCCCCAGATCTTGGCACAAAGATCATCTATTAAGAAGTCGCTGATCTTTGATTGGTGGTAGAAGTCCGTCGCCTGCATTGGTAGGTATGCGTCGACAACCCTATGAGTCTTGCCGTTGTGTTTGAATGTAAAGTCCTTCTTAGTTAACGGGACAAAGCTGGTATCGGAGTCCATATAACAACCGGCTGATCCGAGCTTTATATACCGTATATTCTTATCTGTCTCAGCAATCGCCCACAGTACGTTCAGGTGCCCCACGATGTTATTCGAGAATGTCTGAGCGGCATTACTCGGGCTTTTCATTGAGAATGGAGCTGATGGCTGTTGAGCTGCATTGATTATCAAGCCTGGACGGTACTTTTTAACTAACTTAGTAACGGCCTTCGGGTCTAAGAGTTCAGTTTTCTCGAATGAGAGGTTGGTTTTCCCGAATATACGTTTATACTCTGCAATCCGAGCTCTAGGACTTTTGAGTGGGACGAGGAGCTTTGCGTCGACTTCTCTTTCCCATTTTCTTTTTATCAGGTTATCTACGAGGATAACCTGTTTGTCAGTTCTGTTGGCGAAAGCAAGACCCAGGCTCCACCCAAGGTAGCCATCACCGCCAAGAATAAGAATTGTCTGTTGATCGAGTTGTTTCATGCAATAATAAACCCACGTCTGCACACAAACAGACTGTTGTGTTATCGAGGAATATGATAGAACAAAGTAGACAAAATGTCAATGCTTATTTATGACATTTTTGTGCTAGCCGCATATATACAGCAAATTTAGACACCATATACTTAACAGTCGAGGAGGAAAGTAACGTGACACAAGCACCTAACTTTAAGTTAGCTGACCAGGATGGGGTGATTCGTAGTCTTGACGACTATCAGGGGAAATGGCTCGTTCTCTACTTCTACCCCAAGGACGACACTCCAGGTTGCACGAAAGAAGCCTGCAGCTTTCGAGATGCCAGGGAGGTTATCATGCAACTTGGCCACACGGAAGTAGTTGGCGTAAGTAAGGATTCAGTTACTTCGCATAAAAAGTTTGCTGTTAAACAGAGTTTAAACTTTACACTTCTCAGCGATCCAGATCATCAAACCATCGAGGCTTATCACTCTTGGTCGCCACATAAGTTTATGGGACATGAGTATATGGGCACCAAGCGAAACACGTTTATTATCGATCCATCTGGCGCCATTGTTAAGGAGTATGAAGGCGTCAATCCCCAAGACCACATCGCACAAATCTTAGCTGATCTAAAAGAATTGCAGGCATAGAGACCTTCGTTTAACTCTTCGAGAATTCAGCTATATTAGCTGGGTAAGTATTTTTTGTAGAAGTAAAAGCCCGGCGGCAGGCTTATGAGTAGGTTGAGGATCCTATAAACAAGCGTCACCGATACAGCTAATGCAAGCGGTTGTCCTAAAGCCACAAGTGTACCCGCCATACCAAGCTCAAACACACCAGTACTAAAGATTGCTCCTCCAAACAGACTTGCTATGTTGGCTAGCAAGTAGCTCATAATTGCGATACCGAAGCCAACAGTTTTGCCAAATGCGAGAAAGGCTAGATAGAATGTGAAGATCTCGATGACGATATAGATCATTGACCAGACAAATGGAGTCCACATCAATCTCTTCCGCTTGATGATCGCATGGTAACCGGCATAAAAGTCATTCACAAACTTCTCAACCGCTTGTTTCTCGAATCTTGCGAAAAGCCTCTTGAGACGCCTCTCAAGTAACTTTATAAACCGTCTCATCATCTGTTCGTGGTGAATAGCGGTTATGATAAGAATCGCCGCTGCTAGTATCCCTGCCACAGAGAATATCGTTATTCTGTAGATTGTGGGGCTAGTGTGCGAACCGAAGTATATCAAGGTGAGTCCAACAGGTAGCATCAGAAGCACTGCTAGTGAGCTGAATGCATAGCGTAGGAATTGTGCTAGGACGCCCTCCCCTCTCGGAACGTCTGGATATAGGACCTGGGACAAGAATCCTGCCCCTGCAACACCCGCACTCGGCACGAGATAGTTAACGAAGTTCGTGGCCAATGCACCCTGAAAAAGACGACCGGTTTGAATACTGTAGCCGAATACTTTAAGGATGGATTGATAATAGAGTGCGTTGATATAGTAGCTGGCTACCTGGACGACGATTATCGCGACGATTACATACCATCGGAGACCCTTTAAGAGGTGGACGAACGTGTTTAACTGATGGGTATTAAGCGCGATGATAACTGCTAGGCCTATGAGCCCTAAGAGTAGTAAGGTCGTGTGGATTCTCAGTTTCATTATGGACGAGACGGCTTTTCTATCTGTATTTTGTTGTTATGTCCCGCCGATCTCATTTGTTATGATAACACTGTGAAGATACATTTTCGTCCGCTTAAGCGTGATGACTTTCCGCTGTTTATTAAGTGGCTAGCCAAACCGCATGTCAGTCGCTGGTGGAAAGAACCTGCCACCATGGAGCATGTCGAAACGAAATATGCTCCCGCTGTAGATGGCCATGATAAGACCGCCATGTTTATCGTTGAGGATGACGACAGACCCGTGGGTTTTATCCAATCATACTGGATTGATGATTATCCTGAACACGCCGCCTCTGTACGAGTAAAAGCTGCCATAGGTGTAGATCTCTTTATCGGTGAGGAAGACCGTATCGGCAAAGGTTTCGGCCCGGCCCTTTTAAAGGCTTTTATTACAGATGTTATATCCTCCAAGTACCCTGATGCTCGAAGAGTGGTGGCTGACCCGAGCGTAGATAATCTTGCTTCAATCCGCGCGTTTGAAAAGGCGGGTTTTTATAAGGGCGAAATCACGCGTGATGACGATGGGCCGGAGCAGCTGATGATAATCGATTTAGACTAGAGGTCGACCCCTTGACACCACAAGCATAAAGACTATGATTGGTGTGTAAAGGTGACAAAAATGAAAAACATACGTAATCTTATCATTTCAGTCATTCTGCTTGCCGGGATGACAAGTTTCAGCGTTGTCGCACAAGTCAGCGCATTCAATTTCAATAGTTTTAACGGTTTTAATTTCAACATTAACTTCCCGAATATGCTCTCTGGCGGACACAAATGGGTCTGTGGCACTAGCAACAGTGCCGTTACGGCCGACTGTCTTTCGCAGGTTGTTACCGACAGATCGGGCAACCCTGCAGCCGCTACCCTACCGGCAGGCTACGGGCCACTTCAATTCCATACCGCTTATCAAATTCCTTCAACTAGCAGCAATCCTGGCGTCATCGGCATAGTCGATGCCTATGGAGACTCGACAATAAGCTCTGATCTAGCAACATATGATAAGACCTACGGTCTTTCATCTTTCCCGACGTGCTCTACATCTGTTAAGACGGCATGCTTCGAAAAAATCAGCCAGACGGGCAGCACCACGAGATTCCCTGGTAATAACAGCGGTTGGGCCCTTGAGACGTCACTTGATGTCGAGGTAGCTCACCAGACCTGCCAGAATTGTAAACTGGTTCTTGTTGAGGCTAACAACTCCTCATATAGCAACCTGATGGCGGCCGTTGATGAAGCACATTCACTCGGCGCAACGGTAATATCTAACTCGTATGGATCCTCCGAGTTTAATGGCGAGACTAGCTACGACTCTCACTTCAACTACACAGGTACAGCGATAATCTTCGCGGCCGGTGATAGCTCATATGGCCCCATCTACCCCGCTGCTTCACCTCATGTCGTCTCTGTCGGCGGCACGACCCTTAACTTGTCTTCGTCAAACGCATGGCAGTCTGAAACCGTCTGGAACGGCACAGGCAGCGGCTGTAGCGTATACGAGCCACGCCCTACATTCCAATCGGACTCTGCCTGTACAAATCGCACGATTGCCGATGTTTCGGCGGACGCCGATCCAAATACCGGTGCGGCTGTTTACGACAGCGTCGGTTACTACTGGTCTCGAGGCTGGTTCCAGGTTGGCGGCACAAGCCTAGCCACTCCCCTTATTGCCGGGATCTATGCACTTGCTAATAACGTTGGCTCCTCGGTCTACGCGAATAGCGTACCCTACAGTGCCGTCAGCTACGGCGTCAACATGCACGACATAACCACTGGATCAAACGGCAGCTGTAATGGCACCAACCTCTGCCAGGCATCGGCCGGTTATGACGGTCCAAGCGGTCTAGGCTCGCCAATCGGGCTCGGCGCATTCTAGTCGCCATTAAAATTGTTCGCAGCATGTTCTTATATGTGTTTTGGTAGCCGTTCTCGATAGAATATTGCGCAATTAATTTATTCAGTAACTATTTGTACATCTCACCAGCTTTTGCTTTGTTGCGCAAATGAGAGCCGTTTACAGATGAGAAAAAGCAATGTCACGAACCAGCTATCATACTATCTTTTTGACATGCTCGTGCTTAAAAATATGACCTAGTAATGAGCCATACAGAGGAATCTTTACTAAATTATTGGCTTGTGCAATGCTGTGATATATTTCACGTTTACCCCTGTCGAAAGTGAGCACAAGCAATATTACAACAATGTGTTCATAACAGATGAAAATTCAAGAGTTAACAGATTGATTTGCTGCTTTGTCATATTGTTGACAGAAGCGATATAGAGTCTACAATGGAAAGTAACACTTTAGCAAGGGGCCATTACTTTGAGGGAAAAAACTGGGGGAAATAATGCGAGGACGGTCCTACATCGCTCACACGATGTGGCGTCAGAGAGCAACCCAGTGAATCATCAAGGCCACTTGGTACTGACACGTAGAATCATCTTTTGGCTAGTGGCAGCAACAACGCTAGCCTTTTTAGTCCTTCTGCCTTCTCACGTTGGTGATCACCAGCAGGCTCATACAAGCTCGGTCAAGATGAAACCTGCGGACCAGAGTACGGCTTCAGTTTCAACTCAAAACGGTAATACAGCAAGCTCATCCGTCTCATCGTCTAGCACGCAAACAGGTAGTAGTAATCAGAGCAGCTCTTCGACACACGTCACTATCAATGGCCAATCGGTTGATATCCCTGGTAATGGGTCGTATAGCAAGACGACGACCACCAGCAATGGGACATCATCCGTTAACGTTAATAGTTCGTCAACAACGAGCGATGGTTCATCAGTCAACGTAAACGTCAGTAGCAACAGTAACGATTCATCGGATTAGGAGGTGTCGATGGACTTTTAATAAAGAATATCTGCTTGTCGCTCGATCTGAGTGGTTAAGAGGCATTCAGATCGGGTTACCAGCCCGAGGCATCAACAAATTAACATAAACGGAAGGAGCAAATATGAACAAACTAATGTTTGTCAGATTTGTCGCTACGACCGCAGCCTCATTAGGCCTAGTGGGCGGTATGTCAGCAGTTGCCTTTGCTCATGGTGATCACAATCATCACGACAACGGTAGCAGCAGCGTGGTTCTCAACGCAGACAATGGGAACGTCAAGAATAACAACCACGTAAACGTGGCTAACCTCAGTGGACAAGTTACCCAGTCAGGTGACGCCAGCGTATCAAGTGGTCAGCAAAAGCACGACCATGGTGATGACAATGCGGCTGGTAGCAACGCTGCAGTAAGCGGTGACGCTTCAGCAACTGTTGGCCAGTCTAACAGTGTTGACATCAGCAGCAGTGCGCAACCTTCAATGCCGTCAGCTGCTCCAGCATCTGACCCAAGTGGCGAAGGTGGCAGCAACTCACTCGTCGTGAATGTTGACAACGGCAACGTTAACAACAACAACGATGTAAACGCTCTAAACGGCAGCTTCCAGTTGACCCAATCAGGCAACGCTAAAGTTACTGGTAGCAACACCAGCGGTAGCAGTGCTTCAAGCGGTGACGCCAGCAGCTCAGCTACGCAGAGCAACTCCGTCACTATCTCAGAGTAATCTTCCCTAACGGATAAGATTGTACGAGAAGTGATGTCTCGGCAGACGGGAGAGGTTGAGCCACTCAACCTCTCCGAAGCCGGGGAACAACTAATAGAAAGGGTGGTAAAGGATTATGATGATTATAAGCAAAGGACGTTCACTGTTCGCGATGTTGGTGATATGTGGCAGTCTTCTGCTTGTAATCTGCGTCCATCCCGGTTATGCACATGCCCTAAGTAATGCTAACGTTACTTCGCCTGTGAAGCCGACACAACCCATCTCGCCTTCTTCGTTGACGACGAACTCAACGTCGTCGCCGTCAACGACGAGTAGCGGGAGCCCAAGCGGCAACAGCACAGGTTCCACCCCTTCTACTTCCGGGTCTGACAATTCTGGTTCATCAACTGGCACAACCCCTACCTCAGCAGTTGCCGGGGGTTCAAGTTCAAGCCAGTCAGACAATTCGACCCTAGGCGTCTCCACGCAGACGAACACCACCCCCGATACCCCGCCTACGACGTCTACAGACCCGACTAGTAACAACCAATCTCAACCCGACACCAGCAACCCTATCTATCAGGCCAGTGCGGCACTTGCCGAAAGTATCCGTAACAGAGTAAACGCAAGAGTTGAAGACCGCCTCATGGCCATATCAGGGGATGCTACTGTTTCAGATAACACTGTAGCTGGTAATGCCACTACTGGTAACTCGACTGACACGCTCAATATAGTCAACGAACTAGCTTCACTTGTTAGTCTCGGCACCGGATCAGGTATCAGCACATTCAGCACAAATGTCGATGGTACAGTCGATGGGAACATAAATATCGACCCTTCCCAGTTGGCTCAGCTCACAAGTGCAACGACACCAACAGTTGATCCGAACCTTAATGCGAGTTTAGATTCATCAATTACGAATAATGCCAATCTTAATGCAAAGACTGGTGATGCCAAAGTCCAGAACAACGGCACTGCGGGCAATGCGACAAGTGGAGCTGCAAACGCAGTCGCCAACGTTGTCAATATGATCAACTCTATCATCGCCGCGCAGGAGTCATTCATTGGTGAGATAAACATCTACGGCAACTTGGATGGTAACATCCTCTTGCCCGCTCAACTGGTTAGCTCTCTCCTCAACGATCCGACGAGCGGTGTCGGCGGTGGCGCCCTCAACCTCTCCAATAACCAGACTGTCGTCAATAACATCAATCTGGCAGCTAGCTCCGGTACTGCTACGGTTATGAATAATGGTGTCACGGGCAACGCAACCAGTGGAAGCGCAAAAACCGACCTGACTCTCTTCAACCTGACTGGCGACCGGATTGTTGCTTCAAATGCTCTGCTGGTCATCGTCAACGTTCTCGGTCAGTGGTACGGGCTTATCATGAACGCACCAGCAGGCTCGCACTCCGCTCTACTCGGTGGAGGCGTCACCCAAGATTCTGTTATCCCGCCAGCTGTTAACGCCACGGTTCATAACAATGCGTTCATTGACAACAGCCTTAACCTACGCGCTAGCACCGGTAACGCCACAGTCCTTGATAACGGTACTGCAGGTAACGCCACCACTGGCAATGCTTCTGCAAGTGCCAACGTTATAAATATCCTCGGCGATCAGTTCGATCTGTCTGGCTGGTTCGGGATCCTGTTTGTAAACGTCTTCGGAAGCTGGGAAGGCAACCTGAGCACCTACAACGAGCTGGCCTCAGTTCTTAACCAGGTCGGCACACCGTCTGCGAACAATACGAACTATGTTACTCAGTCGTTCAGTGGCAACAGCAACAATGGCAATTCAACAGAGTATACGGCTGTCTACAAGGTCGTTTCTGACAACAGCAACACAAACTCAAACACGAACAGCAACAGTACTCACAACGATAAAGGAAGCATCGTTCTGGCCAGCAACTTCAGCAAACATGCTCCCAGCATTCTTCCAACGACAAACGCAAGCTCACAAACAAACTGGAGTTACGTCTTAGCGGCAATCGGCCTTAGCACGGGTACAGTCCTCTTTGGGATCGAGCGCTACCTCACTTACCGTCAGAACAAACTTAACTAGCTAAACCCCACTTTGGTGGATAGAAGTAACTTATCTTTGCTAGGTTTGGTGTGTGACGAGCCTTAATGCGCTTGCGTGCGCTTGCAAGCTCAGGAACTGCCTCTCGGCAATATTTATCCAATTCACAGAACAATCCCTGGCAGTCAATGGCGTGAAGTTTTCGGCCCCCCAGACCGGCAAACTGCAGATTGAGCCTCGTAAACTCCTTATCCTGCACTTCGACCATCTGTAGAATGATCTGTTCGGGACTTAGACTACCGAGTGACTGGAAGGCTTTCTGGATGCCGCGCAGCGCCCCAGGGCCAGCTTTTGTAAAACTGTTCTCGTCGAAGTCCAGATACGGAGTATAGTTCAAGTCAATCGCTAACTGATAAGCCATAAAGTCACCGATAAGGGGATATGTTCTCAGAAGGCTGTAGATATCCTTGAGCGATTTTGCAGCTAAAAGCCTAGCACCTAAACGGTCTTCGATAAACATCTGGCGAAAAAGAGCCAGGTGGTTTTGATACTTTTTAGAGAATCCATAGGCATTGTTGGCGCACAGTATAAACGCACCGGTATATAATCG
This region of Candidatus Saccharimonadales bacterium genomic DNA includes:
- a CDS encoding SemiSWEET family transporter encodes the protein MHYLGLRHKSEHQHQLDRPPKSDYLVFLDKLTFVVGIIGPFTVLPQIYSIFSTKSASGVSLTTWLLIFIVTFPWILYGVAHKDKSIIVSFILWEVVNLTVVTGVVMYGHV
- a CDS encoding aminotransferase class V-fold PLP-dependent enzyme — its product is MALTTTISDKKLFCYATVAPMGEYAYRAVRQYLDDFYTIGPPDVLYMYDPLSDELAKEAAKLLNCHPDEITYLKNTTEGIHIASEALPLKPGDEVLVMGNEYPANLLSWLRKRKDGVIVTVIKGTDNVRAFQALMDTISPKTKAISVSSTQYYDGYTADLEYLAKTCSEKGIYLVIDAVQTVGVRKIDLQQLSVDIFVCGGQKYLQAGPGTGFMYVNRKTLGKLNDVKVGIRSMERFDEDSYALKPTTARFQDGTQNLPGIVALLAALKHVNELGIEAIEAKNKQLLAEIKSCLTRYDIPFIDHGENQGNIVSMKVNDPVGLTNYLKQHSVYVKPIKDVVRLSFIHETSIDDVEELARLTREWIDNHQSLSIAEYK
- a CDS encoding NAD-dependent epimerase/dehydratase family protein; protein product: MKQLDQQTILILGGDGYLGWSLGLAFANRTDKQVILVDNLIKRKWEREVDAKLLVPLKSPRARIAEYKRIFGKTNLSFEKTELLDPKAVTKLVKKYRPGLIINAAQQPSAPFSMKSPSNAAQTFSNNIVGHLNVLWAIAETDKNIRYIKLGSAGCYMDSDTSFVPLTKKDFTFKHNGKTHRVVDAYLPMQATDFYHQSKISDFLIDDLCAKIWGLRVVTVQQSTIFGATIDENHPAGHRGLSARFNYDAVFSTVLNRFICQLAIGHPLTVYGDGEQKTGLISLSDTIDNFLRLAEMNIEPGKHVIVHNYTHRLTIKEIAEKIAAIDPSVKIKYVKNPRQENFGKLAREVEVHLAVKDSHADKDKKLEDELRKMIEFTKRYKENIDRSIIMPKVDWVVKESDIDPRRIKRSLRKVRTLSNSYSKSLQKIGVGSWL
- the bcp gene encoding thioredoxin-dependent thiol peroxidase — encoded protein: MTQAPNFKLADQDGVIRSLDDYQGKWLVLYFYPKDDTPGCTKEACSFRDAREVIMQLGHTEVVGVSKDSVTSHKKFAVKQSLNFTLLSDPDHQTIEAYHSWSPHKFMGHEYMGTKRNTFIIDPSGAIVKEYEGVNPQDHIAQILADLKELQA
- a CDS encoding lysylphosphatidylglycerol synthase transmembrane domain-containing protein — its product is MKLRIHTTLLLLGLIGLAVIIALNTHQLNTFVHLLKGLRWYVIVAIIVVQVASYYINALYYQSILKVFGYSIQTGRLFQGALATNFVNYLVPSAGVAGAGFLSQVLYPDVPRGEGVLAQFLRYAFSSLAVLLMLPVGLTLIYFGSHTSPTIYRITIFSVAGILAAAILIITAIHHEQMMRRFIKLLERRLKRLFARFEKQAVEKFVNDFYAGYHAIIKRKRLMWTPFVWSMIYIVIEIFTFYLAFLAFGKTVGFGIAIMSYLLANIASLFGGAIFSTGVFELGMAGTLVALGQPLALAVSVTLVYRILNLLISLPPGFYFYKKYLPS
- a CDS encoding GNAT family N-acetyltransferase, producing MKIHFRPLKRDDFPLFIKWLAKPHVSRWWKEPATMEHVETKYAPAVDGHDKTAMFIVEDDDRPVGFIQSYWIDDYPEHAASVRVKAAIGVDLFIGEEDRIGKGFGPALLKAFITDVISSKYPDARRVVADPSVDNLASIRAFEKAGFYKGEITRDDDGPEQLMIIDLD
- a CDS encoding S53 family peptidase, with protein sequence MKNIRNLIISVILLAGMTSFSVVAQVSAFNFNSFNGFNFNINFPNMLSGGHKWVCGTSNSAVTADCLSQVVTDRSGNPAAATLPAGYGPLQFHTAYQIPSTSSNPGVIGIVDAYGDSTISSDLATYDKTYGLSSFPTCSTSVKTACFEKISQTGSTTRFPGNNSGWALETSLDVEVAHQTCQNCKLVLVEANNSSYSNLMAAVDEAHSLGATVISNSYGSSEFNGETSYDSHFNYTGTAIIFAAGDSSYGPIYPAASPHVVSVGGTTLNLSSSNAWQSETVWNGTGSGCSVYEPRPTFQSDSACTNRTIADVSADADPNTGAAVYDSVGYYWSRGWFQVGGTSLATPLIAGIYALANNVGSSVYANSVPYSAVSYGVNMHDITTGSNGSCNGTNLCQASAGYDGPSGLGSPIGLGAF
- a CDS encoding nucleotide kinase domain-containing protein → MRQPTVRQPIYDLYWYFASERQAVFERRQSNPRGPWTDDPILATYKFCNVFRASDRVSQYLIREVAYGGSDEDVSDILFGVIAFRFFSRPETWEAITEYLGHRPRISDLESVDFERAIEHAQEKNGRLYTGAFILCANNAYGFSKKYQNHLALFRQMFIEDRLGARLLAAKSLKDIYSLLRTYPLIGDFMAYQLAIDLNYTPYLDFDENSFTKAGPGALRGIQKAFQSLGSLSPEQIILQMVEVQDKEFTRLNLQFAGLGGRKLHAIDCQGLFCELDKYCREAVPELASARKRIKARHTPNLAKISYFYPPKWGLAS